Proteins encoded within one genomic window of Gloeobacter kilaueensis JS1:
- a CDS encoding efflux RND transporter permease subunit, producing MNSNLSAWSIRNPIITAVLFIALVLAGSLGFSQLQINENPNVDVPTVSVTITQSGAAPAELESQVTRKVEDAVAGIENVEHLRSTIKDGISTTTVEFVLGTNTDRAVNDVRDAVTKIRSNLPQDIDEPVVGRVDFVGGPLLIYSVASNRRTVEQLSWFVDDEVNRALLAVDGVSQVQRVGGVNREVRIDLDPDRLFALGITAGEVNRQVRELNLNVPGGRGEVGSREQTIRTLGSALTVEGLRSTEIALSGGRRIALGELGSVTDATAEARQIARMGGRPVVAFSVLRANGSSEVVVEEGVQQKIAELEKQFPDTRFELVSTSVRYVHENFDASVEALWLGGVLAIVVVYLFLRDGRATFIAGAAMPLSAIPTFAVMKLLGYSLNNLSLLALALVVGILVDDAIVEIENIVRHIKMGKTAFQAALDAADEIGLAVVATTMTIVAVFVPVGFMGGVPGQFFGQFGFTVVAAVLFSLLVARLVTPLMAAYMLKALPTPERASWYVRAYRRVLEWALAHRIATLLAAFAFFAGTLLLAPLIPSGFLATTDRAQSILKLELPPGATLAQTDRTALALVRTLGRRPEVRDIFYSVGDQGEVRLATLFINLKPRDERQLSQQQFEKAIRPLLAGVPGARLSFSVGFRGGKEVSIILTSEDRAILEHTAEQLNSQMRTLPGLANVSSTASLLRPELLIQPRFSKAADLGVSVQQIGLTAKIATLGDIDANLAKFNLGERQIPIRVQLDPRYRNDLQVIRNLRLDTAAGRSVPLETVAEVSVGSGSAQIDRYDRSRQISIEANLDGLQLGPALKRIYALPVMEHLPDSVRLVRSGDVDLQDQVSARFGTALGFGVLLIYAVLVLLFGNFFHPLTIMAALPLSIGGALIGLLVSGKALVLPALIGILMLMGIVTKNSILLVEYTLVLRNQEGLSRKQALLEAGIDRLQPILMTTIAMIAGMLPIALGIGAGSEFRSPMAVAVVGGLFTSTLLTLVVIPVLFTYIDDWQTWFTRRFTRPLPQGQPLENPAQQ from the coding sequence GTGAACAGCAACCTCTCCGCCTGGTCCATCCGCAACCCGATTATCACGGCTGTTCTTTTTATCGCCCTGGTGCTGGCGGGCAGTCTGGGCTTCAGCCAGTTGCAGATCAACGAGAATCCCAACGTCGATGTCCCGACGGTTTCGGTAACAATCACCCAGTCAGGAGCCGCCCCGGCGGAGCTGGAAAGCCAGGTGACCCGCAAAGTCGAGGATGCCGTCGCTGGGATCGAAAACGTCGAGCACCTGCGCTCGACAATCAAAGACGGTATTTCGACGACGACGGTCGAATTTGTCCTGGGCACCAACACCGACCGGGCCGTCAACGACGTGCGCGACGCGGTGACCAAGATTCGCTCCAATCTGCCTCAAGACATCGACGAGCCCGTGGTGGGGCGGGTCGATTTTGTCGGTGGGCCGCTTCTTATCTACTCGGTCGCCTCCAATCGGCGCACCGTCGAGCAGCTGAGCTGGTTTGTCGATGACGAGGTAAACCGCGCCCTGCTCGCCGTCGATGGCGTCTCGCAGGTGCAGCGCGTCGGCGGGGTGAACCGCGAAGTGAGAATCGACCTCGACCCGGATCGGCTGTTTGCCCTCGGTATCACCGCCGGAGAGGTCAACCGCCAGGTGCGCGAGCTGAATTTGAACGTGCCGGGGGGCCGGGGCGAGGTGGGCAGCCGCGAGCAGACGATCCGCACCCTGGGCAGCGCTCTCACGGTCGAAGGACTGCGCAGCACCGAAATTGCCCTTTCTGGGGGACGGCGCATCGCCCTGGGTGAGTTGGGCAGCGTCACCGACGCTACCGCCGAAGCGCGCCAGATTGCCCGGATGGGTGGCCGTCCGGTGGTCGCCTTCTCGGTATTGCGCGCCAACGGCAGCTCGGAGGTGGTAGTCGAGGAGGGCGTCCAGCAAAAGATCGCCGAACTTGAGAAGCAATTTCCCGATACGCGCTTTGAACTGGTCTCGACTTCTGTGCGCTACGTCCACGAAAACTTCGACGCCTCGGTAGAAGCGCTCTGGCTGGGGGGAGTGCTTGCGATCGTGGTCGTCTATCTTTTTTTAAGAGACGGACGGGCCACCTTTATCGCCGGGGCAGCGATGCCCCTCTCGGCAATTCCCACCTTCGCGGTGATGAAGCTTTTAGGCTACAGCCTCAACAACCTCAGCCTGCTGGCGCTGGCGCTGGTGGTGGGGATTCTCGTAGACGACGCGATCGTCGAAATCGAGAATATCGTCCGCCACATCAAGATGGGCAAGACAGCCTTTCAGGCCGCCCTCGACGCCGCCGACGAGATTGGCCTTGCAGTCGTGGCGACGACGATGACGATCGTGGCCGTCTTTGTGCCCGTGGGCTTTATGGGCGGCGTCCCCGGCCAGTTCTTTGGCCAGTTCGGCTTCACGGTGGTGGCGGCGGTGCTCTTCTCGCTTTTAGTCGCCCGCCTGGTCACACCGCTGATGGCCGCCTATATGCTCAAGGCTCTGCCGACGCCCGAGCGGGCCAGCTGGTATGTCCGCGCCTATCGCCGGGTGCTCGAATGGGCGCTGGCGCACCGGATCGCGACCCTGCTTGCTGCCTTTGCCTTCTTCGCAGGCACCCTGTTACTCGCCCCCCTGATTCCTTCGGGCTTTCTTGCCACCACCGACCGCGCCCAGTCGATTCTGAAGCTGGAATTGCCTCCCGGTGCCACCCTCGCCCAGACCGACCGGACGGCCCTCGCCCTCGTGCGTACCCTGGGCAGGCGGCCCGAGGTCAGGGACATCTTCTACTCGGTGGGCGATCAAGGGGAGGTGCGCCTTGCGACGCTCTTTATCAACCTCAAGCCCCGAGACGAGCGCCAGTTATCGCAGCAGCAGTTCGAGAAGGCGATCCGGCCTCTGCTGGCCGGTGTGCCGGGGGCGCGGTTGAGCTTTTCGGTGGGTTTTCGCGGTGGCAAGGAAGTCTCGATCATCCTCACGAGCGAGGATAGGGCTATCCTCGAGCACACCGCCGAGCAACTCAACAGCCAGATGCGGACTCTGCCGGGTCTGGCGAACGTGAGCAGCACCGCGAGCCTGCTGCGACCGGAACTGCTGATTCAACCGCGCTTTTCAAAGGCCGCCGATCTGGGCGTCTCGGTGCAGCAGATTGGTCTGACCGCTAAGATTGCCACCCTGGGCGACATCGACGCCAACCTGGCGAAGTTCAACCTGGGCGAGCGCCAGATCCCGATTCGCGTCCAGCTCGACCCGCGCTACCGCAACGACCTGCAGGTGATCCGCAACCTGCGCCTTGACACAGCCGCCGGGCGCAGTGTGCCCCTTGAGACCGTCGCCGAGGTCAGCGTCGGCAGTGGCAGCGCCCAGATCGACCGCTACGACCGCTCCCGGCAGATCTCGATCGAGGCCAACCTCGACGGCCTTCAGCTCGGGCCTGCCCTGAAGCGCATCTACGCGCTACCCGTGATGGAGCACCTGCCCGACTCGGTGCGGCTGGTGCGTTCAGGGGACGTCGATCTTCAAGATCAAGTCTCCGCCCGCTTCGGCACCGCTCTTGGCTTCGGGGTGCTGCTCATCTACGCGGTGCTGGTGCTCCTGTTTGGCAACTTCTTCCATCCGCTCACGATCATGGCGGCCCTGCCCCTCTCGATCGGCGGGGCACTCATCGGTCTTCTCGTCTCCGGCAAAGCCCTGGTCTTACCGGCCCTGATCGGCATCTTGATGCTCATGGGCATCGTTACCAAAAACTCAATTCTGCTGGTGGAGTACACCCTGGTCCTGCGCAACCAGGAAGGTCTTTCTCGCAAGCAGGCGCTGCTGGAGGCGGGCATCGATCGCCTGCAGCCCATCTTGATGACGACGATTGCCATGATTGCGGGAATGCTGCCCATCGCCCTCGGGATCGGAGCCGGGTCCGAATTTCGCTCTCCCATGGCCGTCGCCGTCGTAGGCGGCCTGTTCACCTCCACCCTGCTCACCCTGGTCGTCATCCCGGTGCTCTTTACTTACATCGATGACTGGCAAACCTGGTTCACCCGCCGCTTTACGCGCCCTCTGCCCCAGGGCCAGCCGCTTGAGAACCCGGCCCAGCAATAG
- a CDS encoding efflux RND transporter periplasmic adaptor subunit, translating to MRPSLQQVDVPPQAGAVENGQGATRGQSWLVRGAAGAGLVALVALAWALSRPGAKTAPVASSAPAGQSITVQPVRRAIFPRTLLVTGSIAAWDELPIGAETTGLRIERIAAQEGEHVRRGQLLAQLNDRPLQAQIRQVKADIARNRALIAQQQASYQEARAQEREAMNNRNRFEALVQEGAISSLEAEARRTTADTSQARTSAALQAIAVATSDLARAQAHLEELQAMLAQTRVVAPADGFISKRQAKLGSVVSPLAASALFMLVRDGRLELQAEVPEVHLTAIRTGQPVQVRTDAEPQKTYQARVREIAPAVDAQSRDAQVRIDLPASPRLHPGMFVRGLLQLGTAEALAVPEAAVLYKDARPFVFVVEGHKAVRREVITGERRDGQVEIRSGLVAGQPVVLSGAGYLKDGDPVRVIGGAS from the coding sequence ATGCGTCCATCTCTTCAACAAGTCGATGTGCCGCCCCAGGCTGGGGCGGTGGAAAATGGCCAGGGTGCAACCAGGGGGCAAAGCTGGCTTGTGCGGGGAGCGGCGGGGGCCGGTCTGGTTGCCCTCGTCGCCCTTGCCTGGGCTCTGAGTCGGCCAGGAGCAAAGACAGCACCGGTCGCTTCTTCGGCTCCAGCGGGGCAGAGCATCACCGTTCAGCCGGTGCGGCGGGCAATTTTTCCAAGAACACTGCTGGTTACAGGCTCGATCGCCGCCTGGGACGAGCTACCGATCGGTGCTGAGACGACCGGATTGCGCATCGAGCGGATCGCAGCCCAGGAGGGGGAGCACGTGCGGCGGGGGCAACTTCTGGCCCAGCTCAACGACCGGCCCCTGCAGGCACAGATCCGGCAGGTAAAAGCGGACATCGCCCGCAACCGGGCTCTCATTGCCCAGCAGCAGGCAAGTTATCAGGAAGCGCGGGCCCAGGAGCGCGAGGCGATGAATAACCGCAACCGCTTCGAGGCGCTGGTGCAAGAGGGGGCGATTAGCTCCCTCGAAGCGGAGGCACGGCGCACCACTGCCGATACTTCCCAGGCGCGCACGAGCGCCGCCCTCCAGGCCATCGCTGTGGCGACAAGCGATCTGGCCCGCGCCCAGGCTCACCTGGAGGAACTGCAGGCGATGCTTGCCCAGACGCGGGTCGTCGCTCCGGCAGATGGGTTCATCAGCAAGCGGCAGGCGAAGCTGGGGAGTGTAGTGAGTCCTCTAGCCGCCTCGGCGCTTTTTATGCTCGTGCGCGACGGTCGCCTTGAATTGCAGGCGGAGGTGCCGGAGGTGCATCTCACAGCGATCCGAACCGGGCAGCCGGTGCAGGTGCGTACCGACGCCGAGCCGCAGAAGACCTACCAGGCCCGCGTGCGCGAGATTGCCCCGGCGGTGGACGCCCAGAGCCGCGACGCCCAGGTGCGCATCGATTTGCCGGCCAGCCCCCGGTTGCATCCCGGCATGTTCGTGCGCGGTCTGCTGCAACTGGGTACCGCCGAAGCGCTCGCTGTTCCGGAGGCGGCGGTGCTTTACAAGGACGCCCGGCCCTTTGTCTTTGTCGTCGAGGGACACAAGGCGGTGCGCCGGGAAGTGATTACCGGTGAGCGGCGCGATGGGCAGGTAGAGATCCGCTCGGGCCTGGTGGCCGGGCAGCCGGTGGTCCTCTCCGGAGCGGGTTATCTCAAAGATGGCGATCCAGTACGGGTGATCGGAGGGGCGTCGTGA
- a CDS encoding TetR/AcrR family transcriptional regulator produces the protein MSAQQTKTAAMRRTPQQERGRQRVDAILDAAAVVFAEVGYEAATTNAIAARAHTSIGSLYQFFPDKLAIFQALDERYCEQCYALSAEVFSPQKARLPLATMIGELIDAFAGFYAQPGFRVVLTQNPTARFNPCEEDKSLKQEIVRLLAALLSARNPKLPPEECDLLADVCRRIATTLLLAGVLGDEAYRQQMIAQTKCVLVAYLEPHLEPKNTTSSACPDGIDRR, from the coding sequence ATGAGCGCTCAACAGACAAAAACAGCGGCGATGCGCCGCACGCCCCAACAGGAGCGGGGCCGCCAGCGGGTCGATGCCATTCTCGACGCGGCGGCGGTCGTCTTTGCCGAAGTTGGCTATGAGGCAGCGACCACCAACGCCATCGCCGCCCGTGCCCACACCTCGATCGGTTCTCTCTACCAGTTTTTTCCAGACAAGCTCGCGATCTTCCAGGCTCTCGACGAGCGCTACTGTGAGCAGTGCTACGCGCTGAGCGCAGAGGTCTTTTCTCCCCAAAAGGCGCGCCTGCCCCTGGCTACAATGATCGGCGAACTCATCGATGCGTTTGCCGGTTTCTATGCCCAGCCAGGTTTTCGCGTCGTGCTCACCCAGAATCCGACTGCCCGCTTCAATCCCTGCGAGGAAGACAAAAGCCTCAAGCAGGAGATCGTCCGGTTGCTCGCGGCACTGCTCTCGGCGCGCAACCCAAAGCTGCCTCCCGAGGAGTGCGACCTGCTGGCCGATGTTTGCCGCCGCATCGCCACCACTTTATTGCTGGCCGGTGTGCTCGGCGACGAGGCGTACCGCCAGCAGATGATTGCCCAGACCAAGTGCGTGCTCGTCGCCTATCTTGAACCCCATCTGGAACCAAAAAACACGACATCCTCTGCCTGTCCAGACGGGATCGATCGCCGCTAA
- a CDS encoding NAD(P)/FAD-dependent oxidoreductase: protein MARIAVVGAGPAGCSAGYHLAKSGHEVTLIDKSAFPRDKVCGDGISLESVQALSTMGIYPQDLRRQLAEYAPIRHFFLGVSNQISHSEATTLEAYCIPRVFFDQFLYDKALSAGCLPLVQLVHKHTPQLQHLSETFDYLIDARGVYAGQVTAIAIRAYWTLRRQERLELDLTEAQIHFDRHLGATGYGWIFPVSTQGEYVKFNVGLGVWLDDRPKTTINVIRLFEQFIRSNRQACHLLSKAVHRDIPQVYPLATAQKGNRVSERNILKIGDAANLTDPLTGEGIANAILSGLYVSQAINMSANPAAAAKNWQYLYQSRFEADLRAGLKIKAFRRFSLMNTVLIWLMKQNPRVARQISHAVAGLVPYHEVFASLKY, encoded by the coding sequence ATGGCCAGGATCGCGGTTGTCGGAGCAGGCCCAGCCGGTTGTTCAGCCGGTTATCACCTTGCCAAAAGTGGGCATGAGGTGACTTTGATCGATAAGAGCGCCTTTCCAAGAGATAAAGTTTGTGGGGATGGAATCAGCCTCGAATCCGTTCAGGCTCTCTCTACGATGGGTATCTATCCTCAAGATCTGAGACGACAACTTGCTGAATACGCCCCAATTCGCCATTTTTTTCTGGGGGTTTCCAATCAGATTTCCCACAGTGAAGCGACGACCCTGGAGGCGTACTGCATTCCTCGTGTCTTCTTTGACCAGTTCTTATACGATAAAGCACTTAGTGCAGGTTGCCTTCCCCTTGTTCAGCTCGTTCACAAACACACTCCCCAGCTTCAGCACCTGTCTGAAACGTTCGACTACTTAATCGATGCGCGCGGAGTTTATGCAGGACAGGTGACAGCAATTGCTATTCGTGCCTACTGGACGCTCCGCCGTCAGGAGCGACTGGAGTTGGACCTGACGGAAGCGCAGATCCACTTCGATCGACACCTGGGTGCCACCGGCTATGGCTGGATCTTTCCGGTTTCCACCCAGGGGGAGTATGTAAAATTTAATGTCGGGCTGGGGGTCTGGTTGGATGACCGGCCAAAGACTACTATCAATGTGATTCGTCTGTTCGAGCAATTCATCCGGAGCAATCGCCAGGCTTGCCATCTGCTGAGTAAGGCTGTTCACCGGGACATTCCTCAAGTTTATCCGCTGGCGACCGCTCAAAAAGGGAACCGCGTCAGCGAGCGCAATATTCTAAAGATTGGCGATGCTGCGAATCTGACTGACCCCCTGACCGGGGAAGGCATCGCAAATGCCATATTAAGCGGGCTGTATGTTTCCCAGGCAATCAATATGAGTGCGAATCCAGCCGCCGCCGCAAAAAACTGGCAGTATCTTTATCAATCTCGTTTTGAGGCGGACCTGCGAGCGGGTCTAAAAATTAAAGCGTTCAGAAGATTTTCACTGATGAATACGGTGTTGATCTGGCTGATGAAACAAAACCCACGCGTTGCAAGACAGATCAGTCATGCGGTTGCAGGACTGGTACCCTATCACGAGGTTTTCGCCTCCTTGAAGTACTGA